A single region of the Sciurus carolinensis chromosome 16, mSciCar1.2, whole genome shotgun sequence genome encodes:
- the Sbsn gene encoding suprabasin isoform X5, producing MRLASFLSSCCLLLLLGALPGWATNDDPIEKVIEGINRGLSNAEREVGKALEGINNGITQAGREVEKVFNGLSNMGSQAGKEVDKGINHGLDKAGKEADKVVQGVYNGVNQAGKEAEKFGQGVNHAAGQAGKEAEKLGQGAHQAAGQAGKEVDRLQQDVHNGVNQASKEANQLLNGGHQGSGVTGQHGGAATTTVASGASVNKPFINFPALWRSVANIMP from the exons ATGCGCCTTGCCAGCTTCCTCAGCTCCTGCTGCCTCCTATTGCTCCTGGGGGCCCTGCCTGGATGGGCAACCAATGATGACCCTATTGAGAAGGTCATTGAAGGGATCAACAGAGGGCTGAGCAATGCAGAGAGAGAGGTGGGCAAGGCCCTGGAAGGCATCAATAATGGAATCACTCAAGCTGGAAGGGAAGTGGAAAAAGTTTTTAATGGACTTAGCAACATGGGGAGCCAGGCCGGCAAGGAGGTGGACAAGGGGATCAACCACGGCTTGGACAAG GCCGGAAAGGAAGCAGACAAAGTGGTCCAAGGGGTCTACAATGGGGTCAACCAGGCcgggaaggaggcagagaaatTTGGCCAAGGGGTCAACCATGCTGCTGGTCAGGCCGGAAAGGAAGCGGAGAAGCTTGGCCAAGGTGCCCACCAAGCTGCTGGCCAGGCCGGGAAGGAAGTGGACAGGTTGCAGCAGGATGTTCATAATGGGGTCAACCAAGCCAGCAAGGAGGCCAACCAGCTGCTGAAT GGCGGTCATCAAGGAAGCGGGGTTACCGGCCAGCACGGAGGGGCCGCAACCACCACAGTAGCATCTGGA GCCTCGGTCAACAAGCCCTTCATCAACTTTCCAGCTCTGTGGAGG AGTGTCGCAAACATCATGCCCTAA
- the Sbsn gene encoding suprabasin isoform X3, whose amino-acid sequence MRLASFLSSCCLLLLLGALPGWATNDDPIEKVIEGINRGLSNAEREVGKALEGINNGITQAGREVEKVFNGLSNMGSQAGKEVDKGINHGLDKVAHGINNGAGQAGKEAEKFAHGVNNAAGQAGKEADKVVQGVYNGVNQAGKEAEKFGQGVNHAAGQAGKEAEKLGQGAHQAAGQAGKEVDRLQQDVHNGVNQASKEANQLLNGGHQGSGVTGQHGGAATTTVASGASVNKPFINFPALWRSVANIMP is encoded by the exons ATGCGCCTTGCCAGCTTCCTCAGCTCCTGCTGCCTCCTATTGCTCCTGGGGGCCCTGCCTGGATGGGCAACCAATGATGACCCTATTGAGAAGGTCATTGAAGGGATCAACAGAGGGCTGAGCAATGCAGAGAGAGAGGTGGGCAAGGCCCTGGAAGGCATCAATAATGGAATCACTCAAGCTGGAAGGGAAGTGGAAAAAGTTTTTAATGGACTTAGCAACATGGGGAGCCAGGCCGGCAAGGAGGTGGACAAGGGGATCAACCACGGCTTGGACAAGGTAGCCCATGGGATCAACAATGGCGCTGGACAAgcaggaaaggaagcagagaagttTGCCCATGGGGTCAACAACGCTGCTGGACAG GCCGGAAAGGAAGCAGACAAAGTGGTCCAAGGGGTCTACAATGGGGTCAACCAGGCcgggaaggaggcagagaaatTTGGCCAAGGGGTCAACCATGCTGCTGGTCAGGCCGGAAAGGAAGCGGAGAAGCTTGGCCAAGGTGCCCACCAAGCTGCTGGCCAGGCCGGGAAGGAAGTGGACAGGTTGCAGCAGGATGTTCATAATGGGGTCAACCAAGCCAGCAAGGAGGCCAACCAGCTGCTGAAT GGCGGTCATCAAGGAAGCGGGGTTACCGGCCAGCACGGAGGGGCCGCAACCACCACAGTAGCATCTGGA GCCTCGGTCAACAAGCCCTTCATCAACTTTCCAGCTCTGTGGAGG AGTGTCGCAAACATCATGCCCTAA
- the Sbsn gene encoding suprabasin isoform X4 — protein MRLASFLSSCCLLLLLGALPGWATNDDPIEKVIEGINRGLSNAEREVGKALEGINNGITQAGREVEKVFNGLSNMGSQAGKEVDKGINHGLDKAGKEVEKSGQGVHHAVEQAGKEADKVVQGVYNGVNQAGKEAEKFGQGVNHAAGQAGKEAEKLGQGAHQAAGQAGKEVDRLQQDVHNGVNQASKEANQLLNGGHQGSGVTGQHGGAATTTVASGASVNKPFINFPALWRSVANIMP, from the exons ATGCGCCTTGCCAGCTTCCTCAGCTCCTGCTGCCTCCTATTGCTCCTGGGGGCCCTGCCTGGATGGGCAACCAATGATGACCCTATTGAGAAGGTCATTGAAGGGATCAACAGAGGGCTGAGCAATGCAGAGAGAGAGGTGGGCAAGGCCCTGGAAGGCATCAATAATGGAATCACTCAAGCTGGAAGGGAAGTGGAAAAAGTTTTTAATGGACTTAGCAACATGGGGAGCCAGGCCGGCAAGGAGGTGGACAAGGGGATCAACCACGGCTTGGACAAG GCTGGGAAGGAGGTGGAGAAGTCTGGCCAGGGAGTTCACCATGCCGTTGAACAGGCCGGAAAGGAAGCAGACAAAGTGGTCCAAGGGGTCTACAATGGGGTCAACCAGGCcgggaaggaggcagagaaatTTGGCCAAGGGGTCAACCATGCTGCTGGTCAGGCCGGAAAGGAAGCGGAGAAGCTTGGCCAAGGTGCCCACCAAGCTGCTGGCCAGGCCGGGAAGGAAGTGGACAGGTTGCAGCAGGATGTTCATAATGGGGTCAACCAAGCCAGCAAGGAGGCCAACCAGCTGCTGAAT GGCGGTCATCAAGGAAGCGGGGTTACCGGCCAGCACGGAGGGGCCGCAACCACCACAGTAGCATCTGGA GCCTCGGTCAACAAGCCCTTCATCAACTTTCCAGCTCTGTGGAGG AGTGTCGCAAACATCATGCCCTAA
- the Sbsn gene encoding suprabasin isoform X2 has protein sequence MRLASFLSSCCLLLLLGALPGWATNDDPIEKVIEGINRGLSNAEREVGKALEGINNGITQAGREVEKVFNGLSNMGSQAGKEVDKGINHGLDKVAHGINNGAGQAGKEAEKFAHGVNNAAGQAGKEVEKSGQGVHHAVEQAGKEADKVVQGVYNGVNQAGKEAEKFGQGVNHAAGQAGKEAEKLGQGAHQAAGQAGKEVDRLQQDVHNGVNQASKEANQLLNGGHQGSGVTGQHGGAATTTVASGASVNKPFINFPALWRSVANIMP, from the exons ATGCGCCTTGCCAGCTTCCTCAGCTCCTGCTGCCTCCTATTGCTCCTGGGGGCCCTGCCTGGATGGGCAACCAATGATGACCCTATTGAGAAGGTCATTGAAGGGATCAACAGAGGGCTGAGCAATGCAGAGAGAGAGGTGGGCAAGGCCCTGGAAGGCATCAATAATGGAATCACTCAAGCTGGAAGGGAAGTGGAAAAAGTTTTTAATGGACTTAGCAACATGGGGAGCCAGGCCGGCAAGGAGGTGGACAAGGGGATCAACCACGGCTTGGACAAGGTAGCCCATGGGATCAACAATGGCGCTGGACAAgcaggaaaggaagcagagaagttTGCCCATGGGGTCAACAACGCTGCTGGACAG GCTGGGAAGGAGGTGGAGAAGTCTGGCCAGGGAGTTCACCATGCCGTTGAACAGGCCGGAAAGGAAGCAGACAAAGTGGTCCAAGGGGTCTACAATGGGGTCAACCAGGCcgggaaggaggcagagaaatTTGGCCAAGGGGTCAACCATGCTGCTGGTCAGGCCGGAAAGGAAGCGGAGAAGCTTGGCCAAGGTGCCCACCAAGCTGCTGGCCAGGCCGGGAAGGAAGTGGACAGGTTGCAGCAGGATGTTCATAATGGGGTCAACCAAGCCAGCAAGGAGGCCAACCAGCTGCTGAAT GGCGGTCATCAAGGAAGCGGGGTTACCGGCCAGCACGGAGGGGCCGCAACCACCACAGTAGCATCTGGA GCCTCGGTCAACAAGCCCTTCATCAACTTTCCAGCTCTGTGGAGG AGTGTCGCAAACATCATGCCCTAA
- the Sbsn gene encoding suprabasin isoform X1 — protein MRLASFLSSCCLLLLLGALPGWATNDDPIEKVIEGINRGLSNAEREVGKALEGINNGITQAGREVEKVFNGLSNMGSQAGKEVDKGINHGLDKVAHGINNGAGQAGKEAEKFAHGVNNAAGQVGKEADKMIHHGVHHGVNQAGSEAGRFDQGAHHAMGQAGNEAGRFGQGAHHAVGQAGKEAEKFGQGAHHAFGQAGNEAEKFGQGAHHAFGQAGKEAEKFGQGAHHAAGQAGKEAEKFGQGAHHAFGQAGKEAEKFGQGAHHAAGQAGKEAEKFGQGAHHAFGQAGNEAEKFGQGAHHAFGQAGKEAEKFGQGAHHAAGQAGKEAEKFGQGAHHAFGQAGKEAEKFGQGAHHAAGQAGKEAEKFGQGAHHAFGQAGKEAEKFGQGAHHAAGQAGKEAEKFGQGAHHAFGQAGNEAEKFGQGVHHAAGQAGKEAEKFGQGAHHAFGQAGNEAEKFGQGAHNAFGQPGREAEKFAQEGNHAFGQPAKEAEKFGQGVHHAFGQAGNEAEKFGQGVHHAFGQAGNEAEKFGQGIHYSAGQAGNEAEKLGQGLHNTVGQAGKEAEKFGQGVHHAAGQSGKEAEKFGQGAHNAFGQPGREAEKFAQEGNHAFGQPAKEAEKFGQGAQHAAGQAGKEADNVIPGAQDGLSHAAKEALQFGQDPHPVAGQVGKQGGKIIHSVHPGVNQAGKEVEKSGQGVHHAVEQAGKEADKVVQGVYNGVNQAGKEAEKFGQGVNHAAGQAGKEAEKLGQGAHQAAGQAGKEVDRLQQDVHNGVNQASKEANQLLNGGHQGSGVTGQHGGAATTTVASGASVNKPFINFPALWRSVANIMP, from the exons ATGCGCCTTGCCAGCTTCCTCAGCTCCTGCTGCCTCCTATTGCTCCTGGGGGCCCTGCCTGGATGGGCAACCAATGATGACCCTATTGAGAAGGTCATTGAAGGGATCAACAGAGGGCTGAGCAATGCAGAGAGAGAGGTGGGCAAGGCCCTGGAAGGCATCAATAATGGAATCACTCAAGCTGGAAGGGAAGTGGAAAAAGTTTTTAATGGACTTAGCAACATGGGGAGCCAGGCCGGCAAGGAGGTGGACAAGGGGATCAACCACGGCTTGGACAAGGTAGCCCATGGGATCAACAATGGCGCTGGACAAgcaggaaaggaagcagagaagttTGCCCATGGGGTCAACAACGCTGCTGGACAGGTTGGGAAGGAGGCAGACAAAATGATCCATCATGGGGTCCATCATGGGGTCAACCAGGCGGGAAGTGAAGCAGGGAGGTTTGACCAGGGGGCCCACCATGCAATGGGGCAGGCTGGGAATGAGGCTGGGAGGTTTGGCCAGGGTGCCCACCATGCTGTGGGTCAGGCtggaaaggaggcagagaagttTGGTCAGGGAGCCCACCATGCTTTTGGTCAGGCTGGGAATGAGGCAGAGAAGTTTGGCCAGGGTGCCCACCATGCTTTTGGTCAGGCtggaaaggaggcagagaagttTGGTCAGGGAGCCCACCATGCTGCTGGTCAGGCtggaaaggaggcagagaagttTGGTCAGGGGGCCCACCATGCTTTTGGTCAGGCtggaaaggaggcagagaagttTGGTCAGGGGGCCCACCATGCTGCTGGTCAGGCtggaaaggaggcagagaagttTGGTCAGGGGGCCCACCATGCTTTTGGTCAGGCTGGGAATGAGGCAGAGAAGTTTGGTCAGGGAGCCCACCATGCTTTTGGTCAGGCtggaaaggaggcagagaagttTGGTCAGGGAGCCCACCATGCTGCTGGTCAGGCTGGGAAAGAGGCAGAGAAGTTTGGTCAGGGGGCCCACCATGCTTTTGGTCAGGCtggaaaggaggcagagaagttTGGTCAGGGAGCCCACCATGCTGCTGGTCAGGCTGGGAAAGAGGCAGAGAAGTTTGGTCAGGGAGCCCACCATGCTTTTGGTCAGGCtggaaaggaggcagagaagttTGGTCAGGGAGCCCACCATGCTGCTGGTCAGGCTGGGAAAGAGGCAGAGAAGTTTGGTCAGGGGGCCCACCATGCTTTTGGTCAGGCTGGGAATGAGGCAGAGAAGTTTGGTCAGGGGGTTCACCATGCTGCCGGTCAGGCTGGGAAAGAGGCAGAAAAGTTTGGTCAGGGGGCCCACCATGCTTTTGGTCAGGCTGGGAATGAGGCAGAGAAGTTTGGTCAGGGGGCTCACAATGCTTTTGGTCAgcctgggagggaggcagagaagttTGCTCAGGAGGGCAACCATGCTTTTGGTCAGCCTgcaaaggaggcagagaagttTGGTCAGGGGGTTCACCATGCTTTTGGTCAGGCTGGGAATGAGGCAGAGAAGTTTGGTCAGGGGGTTCACCATGCTTTTGGTCAGGCTGGGAATGAGGCAGAGAAGTTTGGTCAGGGAATCCACTATTCTGCTGGTCAGGCTGGAAATGAGGCAGAGAAATTGGGTCAAGGGCTCCATAATACTGTGGGTCAGGCtggaaaggaggcagagaaattTGGTCAGGGGGTTCACCATGCTGCTGGTCAGTCTGGGAAAGAGGCAGAGAAGTTTGGTCAGGGGGCTCACAATGCTTTTGGTCAgcctgggagggaggcagagaagttTGCTCAGGAGGGCAACCATGCTTTTGGTCAGCCTgcaaaggaggcagagaagttTGGTCAGGGGGCCCAACATGCTGCTGGTCAGGCTGGGAAGGAGGCAGACAAtgtgatcccaggggcccaggatGGACTTAGCCATGCAGCAAAGGAGGCGCTGCAGTTTGGCCAAGATCCTCATCCTGTTGCAGGGCAGGTTGGGAAACAGGGAGGCAAAATAATTCATAGTGTCCATCCTGGGGTCAACCAGGCTGGGAAGGAGGTGGAGAAGTCTGGCCAGGGAGTTCACCATGCCGTTGAACAGGCCGGAAAGGAAGCAGACAAAGTGGTCCAAGGGGTCTACAATGGGGTCAACCAGGCcgggaaggaggcagagaaatTTGGCCAAGGGGTCAACCATGCTGCTGGTCAGGCCGGAAAGGAAGCGGAGAAGCTTGGCCAAGGTGCCCACCAAGCTGCTGGCCAGGCCGGGAAGGAAGTGGACAGGTTGCAGCAGGATGTTCATAATGGGGTCAACCAAGCCAGCAAGGAGGCCAACCAGCTGCTGAAT GGCGGTCATCAAGGAAGCGGGGTTACCGGCCAGCACGGAGGGGCCGCAACCACCACAGTAGCATCTGGA GCCTCGGTCAACAAGCCCTTCATCAACTTTCCAGCTCTGTGGAGG AGTGTCGCAAACATCATGCCCTAA